A single window of Microbispora hainanensis DNA harbors:
- the cas3 gene encoding CRISPR-associated helicase Cas3' — protein MSHVIDLRAPWGKLGNSDVPHPLICHAIDTMAVAELLFDKLLSARLRSRFASVFAPIGEARMWVAFFCGLHDLGKLSPAFQALRADVAVRLMGEPAAGAIRRMPDYKRVGRIDTPHGVLTAVRVEPMLRAWGASARTAQDLANAIGGHHGSFLRSETLRQARSGVRDHGGDLWKDWCVEFAEHVLQLRNLPKPAKAAWAQLHIETDLLVVLSGLTSVSDWIASAESNFPYAGADVDLAAYVERAAKQAREAVRRLEWVPWEPPEGARYKSLFGEDPRQMQLDVEQITDELEAPLMLIVEAPTGEGKTKAALQAAARLARSRPGSGSGDGLYFATPTRATSNQAYREINDLINRHQPELAVRLLHSSAEDFLIAERMRNQEDEALQPSAVDEDGDPAVAADAREWFTRKRGLLAPVAVGTVDQVLMAGIRSRHVFVRMTGLSGKVVVIDEVHAYDPYMSTMLDRVLQWLGFLGVSVILLSATLPAHRRNDLVRSWRTGLLGDNVTSPALDATVAYPRITYATAETSRTVPTAVSGLNADRRMTVIRVPDEDMVTWLLEQVRRGGCVAVIHNLVRRVEKTQAALEEAISRLPAEERPELYVITGQLSAKARSEVEDQLRRAFGPPSREEELDSPCKGRRGEVARPARAIVVGTQVLESSLDLDFDLLVSDLAPIDSLIQRMGRVHRRGDAHPRPAHLTELTLAITGVEETDKGPKLPPYTGSIYPKAFTWRTWALLRDRTAIHSPGDVAELIEKVYGPQPVTCPPGWTALAEAALTLERSHANQRFDARVLYLPWPRRDMPLRDMTGRAGSSRQTRREGRPS, from the coding sequence TTGAGTCATGTCATCGATCTGCGAGCTCCTTGGGGCAAGCTGGGCAACAGCGACGTTCCGCATCCTCTGATCTGCCATGCGATCGACACCATGGCGGTGGCGGAGCTGCTGTTTGACAAGCTCTTGAGCGCTCGGCTCCGCTCGAGGTTCGCCTCAGTGTTCGCGCCGATCGGTGAGGCGCGTATGTGGGTGGCGTTCTTCTGTGGGCTTCATGACCTTGGAAAGTTGTCGCCGGCCTTCCAGGCGCTGAGAGCCGATGTGGCGGTGCGGTTGATGGGGGAGCCCGCGGCTGGTGCCATCCGGCGGATGCCGGATTACAAGCGTGTTGGACGTATTGATACTCCGCATGGAGTCCTGACGGCGGTGCGGGTCGAACCGATGCTCAGGGCGTGGGGAGCCAGCGCCCGCACGGCTCAGGACCTGGCGAATGCGATCGGCGGGCACCACGGCTCCTTCCTGAGGAGCGAGACCCTGCGGCAGGCCCGGAGCGGCGTCCGCGACCACGGAGGTGACCTCTGGAAGGACTGGTGCGTCGAATTCGCGGAGCACGTTCTCCAGTTGCGGAACCTGCCGAAGCCGGCAAAGGCGGCATGGGCGCAGCTGCACATCGAGACCGACTTGCTGGTGGTCCTGTCGGGACTGACCTCGGTCTCCGACTGGATCGCCTCCGCTGAGAGCAACTTCCCCTACGCCGGAGCCGACGTCGACCTGGCTGCTTACGTCGAGCGCGCGGCGAAGCAGGCCCGCGAAGCCGTGAGGCGGCTCGAGTGGGTCCCCTGGGAGCCGCCGGAAGGGGCCCGGTACAAGAGCCTTTTCGGTGAGGACCCTCGGCAGATGCAGCTCGACGTCGAACAGATCACCGATGAGCTCGAGGCTCCACTGATGCTGATCGTGGAGGCTCCGACCGGCGAGGGGAAGACGAAGGCCGCGCTGCAGGCTGCCGCACGCTTGGCACGTTCCCGCCCGGGCTCCGGCTCTGGCGATGGGCTGTACTTCGCCACCCCGACCAGGGCAACCAGCAATCAGGCCTATCGCGAGATCAATGACCTCATCAATAGGCACCAGCCCGAACTCGCCGTGCGACTGCTGCACAGCAGCGCGGAGGACTTCCTTATCGCGGAGCGGATGCGGAACCAGGAGGACGAGGCCCTCCAGCCGAGCGCCGTGGATGAGGACGGGGACCCGGCCGTCGCGGCGGACGCACGTGAGTGGTTCACCCGCAAGAGAGGGCTGTTGGCACCGGTCGCGGTCGGCACGGTGGACCAGGTGCTGATGGCGGGGATCCGGTCGCGCCACGTCTTTGTCAGGATGACTGGGCTGTCCGGCAAGGTCGTCGTGATCGACGAGGTGCACGCTTATGACCCGTACATGTCCACGATGCTGGACCGGGTCCTGCAGTGGCTGGGCTTCCTCGGCGTATCGGTGATCCTTTTGTCGGCCACGCTGCCGGCCCACCGGCGTAATGACCTTGTCCGCAGCTGGCGTACGGGGCTGCTCGGCGACAACGTGACGAGCCCTGCCCTCGACGCCACGGTCGCCTACCCTCGCATCACCTACGCGACCGCCGAGACAAGCAGGACGGTCCCGACCGCTGTCAGCGGCCTCAACGCCGATCGGCGCATGACCGTGATCCGGGTCCCCGATGAGGACATGGTCACCTGGTTGCTGGAACAGGTACGTCGCGGCGGCTGTGTCGCCGTGATTCACAATCTGGTGAGACGTGTCGAGAAGACGCAGGCTGCCCTCGAGGAAGCCATCAGCAGACTCCCGGCCGAGGAACGGCCGGAGCTGTACGTCATCACCGGCCAGCTGTCGGCGAAGGCGCGGTCCGAGGTTGAAGATCAGCTTCGTCGCGCCTTCGGTCCTCCTTCCCGGGAAGAGGAATTGGACAGTCCGTGCAAGGGGCGACGAGGCGAGGTTGCTCGGCCGGCTCGTGCCATCGTCGTGGGCACCCAGGTGCTGGAATCCAGCCTCGATCTGGACTTCGACCTGCTCGTCAGCGACCTCGCCCCGATCGACAGCCTCATCCAGCGCATGGGCCGTGTGCACCGTCGCGGAGACGCGCATCCCCGCCCCGCGCACTTGACGGAGTTGACGCTGGCCATTACCGGGGTCGAGGAGACCGACAAGGGGCCGAAGCTTCCCCCCTACACGGGAAGCATCTATCCGAAGGCGTTCACGTGGCGTACGTGGGCGCTGCTGCGAGACCGTACGGCGATCCACTCGCCAGGCGACGTGGCCGAACTGATCGAGAAGGTGTACGGGCCGCAGCCGGTGACCTGTCCGCCTGGGTGGACGGCCCTTGCTGAGGCGGCGCTCACGCTGGAGAGGTCGCACGCCAACCAGCGATTCGACGCCCGCGTGCTCTATCTGCCCTGGCCACGCCGGGACATGCCGCTCAGGGATATGACCGGGCGAGCGGGAAGCTCCCGCCAGACCCGCAGGGAAGGACGCCCGTCATGA
- the casA gene encoding type I-E CRISPR-associated protein Cse1/CasA, which yields MTFDLVEEPWLPVERRNGSPDCLGLRQLLLEARDIRRLSAETPTVTAALYRLVLAFAHRAYGPADSETWAALWNGEFARKQLDDYLSQHPRRFDLFDPDRPFLQCPALATCEPTGAAKLVPSRAVGNNVTLFDHTTAHDRVALEPAEAAQWLVTVHAYDPGGLKTPYTKVKSSERAPANQFGMVLVEGATLHETLLLNMPIYNPEREQPEPTSPDDRPPWEADSPPDPEPDERSPLGWTDLLTWPSRRVLLHPHVDGTGVAVDKVVITPGTRLRGDLADIELMAAFRRPPRKARQKKREDFRAVRLDGRRGIWRHAEAFLLAGDEDTRRRPRPLDHIADLVESETIPEETVYTIRVFGQQLGSKGAVVESWAEEAVSAPVALLRARHAPVGPIIGHAVDLADQVAGALRDMDHDFCAAMHADRSVGIDLPYWTQLPQPFDEFLRALAEARRNGQPETDAIEGWARAVRKAATAVADRWAYGSPRKGRNLSEAGKQFGRFTGALHHLTEVFAAKAMNYVDEEVSS from the coding sequence GTGACCTTCGATCTCGTCGAGGAGCCGTGGCTGCCAGTCGAACGTAGGAACGGCTCACCCGATTGCCTGGGGCTGCGGCAGCTGTTACTGGAGGCACGTGACATCAGGCGGCTGTCGGCCGAGACCCCCACGGTGACGGCCGCGCTCTACCGCCTGGTGCTCGCCTTCGCACATCGCGCCTATGGGCCAGCCGACAGCGAGACATGGGCAGCCTTGTGGAACGGGGAGTTCGCTCGGAAACAGCTGGATGACTACCTGTCCCAGCACCCCAGGCGCTTCGATCTGTTCGATCCCGACCGGCCATTCCTGCAATGCCCGGCCCTGGCCACGTGCGAGCCGACAGGCGCGGCCAAGCTCGTACCCAGCCGCGCCGTCGGCAACAACGTCACACTGTTCGATCACACCACCGCACATGATCGCGTCGCCCTCGAACCCGCGGAGGCCGCGCAGTGGCTGGTGACGGTCCACGCGTACGACCCGGGCGGCCTGAAGACCCCCTACACGAAGGTCAAGTCATCGGAACGCGCCCCGGCGAACCAGTTCGGAATGGTGCTGGTCGAAGGCGCGACGCTCCACGAGACCCTGCTGCTCAACATGCCGATCTACAACCCCGAGCGGGAGCAGCCGGAGCCCACCTCCCCGGACGACCGGCCGCCGTGGGAGGCAGACTCCCCTCCCGACCCGGAGCCGGACGAGCGGTCCCCCCTCGGGTGGACCGACCTGCTCACCTGGCCATCCCGGCGCGTGCTTCTGCACCCGCACGTCGACGGCACCGGCGTAGCCGTCGACAAGGTCGTCATCACCCCCGGTACGCGTCTGCGAGGCGACCTGGCGGACATCGAGCTGATGGCCGCCTTCCGCCGGCCGCCGCGCAAGGCCAGGCAGAAGAAACGCGAGGACTTCCGCGCGGTGCGCCTGGATGGGCGCCGTGGGATTTGGCGGCATGCGGAGGCGTTCCTGTTGGCCGGGGACGAGGACACGCGGCGCCGGCCCCGCCCGCTGGACCACATCGCGGACCTCGTCGAGAGCGAGACGATCCCAGAGGAGACCGTCTACACGATCCGGGTCTTCGGACAGCAGCTCGGATCCAAGGGCGCGGTGGTGGAGTCGTGGGCGGAAGAGGCCGTCTCCGCGCCGGTCGCGCTGCTGCGCGCGCGCCACGCGCCGGTCGGCCCCATCATCGGCCACGCCGTCGATCTCGCCGACCAGGTCGCTGGCGCCCTTCGTGACATGGATCACGACTTCTGCGCGGCGATGCACGCGGACCGCAGCGTGGGCATCGACCTTCCGTACTGGACGCAGCTCCCCCAGCCCTTCGACGAGTTCCTGCGCGCGCTGGCCGAGGCACGCCGCAATGGGCAACCGGAAACGGACGCGATCGAGGGATGGGCGCGGGCCGTGCGGAAGGCGGCCACCGCCGTCGCCGACCGCTGGGCCTACGGATCGCCGCGCAAGGGGCGCAACCTTTCCGAAGCCGGCAAGCAGTTCGGCAGGTTCACAGGCGCGCTGCACCACCTCACGGAAGTGTTCGCCGCCAAGGCCATGAATTACGTCGACGAGGAGGTCTCTTCTTGA
- the casB gene encoding type I-E CRISPR-associated protein Cse2/CasB, with amino-acid sequence MIPQASSLEEIRQRRRRFVNHLYGLHAKLESGRQYQSAEARRDLALLRRSLAGGRQEADAYAVVFPYDPPIEEQQAWLLVAGLFALHPQPRPRTSPGPSGAQRPPSRSIGVSMRRLVERRSSAERRFLQLLGVDRTALPHYLRQAVQLLHTENIPLDYDRLLDDVVILMSEHHDPERAHRVRLTWARDFHRQLRQTPANAPVAPTA; translated from the coding sequence TTGATCCCCCAAGCGTCCTCACTGGAGGAGATCCGCCAACGGCGCCGCCGATTCGTCAACCACCTGTACGGATTGCACGCCAAGCTCGAGTCCGGGCGGCAGTATCAGAGCGCCGAGGCCCGGCGCGACCTGGCCCTGCTGCGCCGTTCCCTCGCTGGCGGCCGTCAGGAGGCGGACGCGTACGCGGTGGTTTTTCCCTACGACCCGCCGATCGAGGAGCAGCAGGCATGGCTGCTCGTGGCCGGTCTGTTCGCGCTGCATCCTCAGCCTCGGCCCCGGACCTCGCCCGGCCCGTCAGGTGCGCAACGCCCGCCGTCCCGCTCCATTGGCGTGTCCATGAGGCGGCTCGTGGAACGCCGAAGCTCCGCGGAACGCAGATTCCTGCAGCTGCTGGGCGTCGACCGCACAGCCCTGCCGCACTACCTCCGGCAGGCCGTGCAACTCCTGCACACCGAAAACATCCCGCTCGACTACGACCGGCTGCTGGACGACGTGGTGATCCTCATGAGCGAGCACCACGATCCCGAGCGCGCCCACCGCGTACGGCTGACGTGGGCCCGCGACTTCCATCGCCAGCTCCGCCAAACCCCGGCGAACGCCCCCGTCGCCCCGACTGCCTAA
- the cas7e gene encoding type I-E CRISPR-associated protein Cas7/Cse4/CasC: MIIELHLLQSFPVSNLNRDDIGQPKTATFGGVTRGRISSQSLKRAARGLFNQYGLSVDETGVRTKRLLDNAAKLLAERHGRDGERSQVVAGAGLEALGFGIDAETRLTQYLLFVGRSASELLADFCEREWDKLEKAAAQKAAEAKKAAEKKKNGDSTEPETPAKSKKIKPDKATLAEAQKILDAQKVADIALFGRMIADNKDFSVEAASQVAHALSTHAVANEFDYYTAVDDLKPQDESGADMIGTVDFNSACYYRYANLDLGQLNKNLGGDADLAARTAQAWLYALVHAVPTGKQNSMAARTMPDTLIGVTRETGAWNLANAFLKPVTGPDLMALSTQRLIEHLGQLRNFYGGKDLSVTAASVTGTLPGIDEAERATTLEEFSNRVLASLKA, encoded by the coding sequence GTGATCATCGAGCTTCACCTGCTGCAGTCGTTCCCGGTCAGCAACCTCAACCGCGACGACATCGGGCAGCCCAAGACGGCCACCTTCGGCGGGGTCACCCGCGGGCGCATCTCCAGCCAGAGCCTCAAGAGAGCAGCCAGGGGATTGTTCAACCAGTACGGGCTCAGCGTCGACGAGACAGGCGTGCGCACCAAGCGACTCCTGGACAATGCAGCAAAGCTGCTTGCCGAACGGCACGGCCGCGACGGGGAGCGCAGTCAGGTCGTGGCGGGAGCCGGCCTGGAGGCCCTTGGCTTCGGTATCGACGCCGAGACCAGGCTCACCCAATACCTCTTGTTCGTCGGCCGCAGCGCGAGCGAACTGCTGGCCGACTTTTGCGAGCGTGAGTGGGACAAGCTTGAGAAGGCCGCCGCACAGAAGGCGGCGGAGGCGAAGAAGGCGGCAGAAAAGAAGAAGAACGGGGACTCTACCGAGCCGGAGACTCCCGCCAAGAGCAAGAAGATCAAGCCGGACAAGGCGACCCTGGCAGAGGCACAGAAGATCCTGGATGCCCAGAAAGTCGCCGACATCGCACTGTTCGGGCGGATGATCGCCGACAACAAGGACTTCAGCGTCGAGGCCGCCTCCCAGGTGGCCCATGCCCTGTCCACCCACGCCGTGGCCAACGAGTTCGACTACTACACCGCCGTCGACGACCTCAAGCCGCAGGACGAATCCGGCGCCGATATGATCGGCACGGTCGATTTCAACAGCGCCTGCTACTACCGATACGCCAACCTCGACCTGGGCCAGCTCAACAAGAACCTCGGCGGAGACGCCGATCTGGCCGCACGTACGGCACAGGCATGGCTGTACGCCCTCGTTCACGCCGTCCCCACCGGCAAGCAGAATTCCATGGCGGCCCGCACCATGCCGGACACGCTGATCGGCGTCACCCGCGAGACGGGAGCTTGGAACCTGGCCAACGCCTTCCTCAAGCCGGTCACCGGCCCCGACCTGATGGCCCTGTCCACCCAGCGGCTCATCGAGCACCTGGGACAGTTGCGCAACTTCTACGGAGGCAAGGACCTGTCCGTGACGGCCGCATCGGTCACCGGCACGCTCCCCGGCATCGACGAAGCCGAACGGGCCACGACCCTGGAGGAGTTCAGCAACCGCGTCCTGGCTTCCCTCAAGGCCTGA
- the cas5e gene encoding type I-E CRISPR-associated protein Cas5/CasD, with protein MTLSLALCLDAPMQSWGIRSRFTMRETTREPTKSGIVGLLGAALGIPRDDEKELGRLAGLRMAVRVDREGILERDYHTAQNVPTTAGTGHRTVVSERYYLADALFLVVLEGDEATITRAAAAVQRPHWPLCFGRKPFVPARPLTRSGRPGGPRTGEGLQEKPLDTVLHDHPWLETRPKARAWALADLQRGETIELRTMIDCDPAVPGAEPRHDQPISLVRHDRRFTTRAVLPGYVALTEDMISAGDSGVPEQAQH; from the coding sequence ATGACCCTCTCCCTGGCACTTTGCCTCGACGCACCCATGCAGTCCTGGGGCATCCGATCCCGCTTCACCATGCGGGAGACCACCAGAGAACCCACCAAGTCAGGCATCGTGGGGCTGCTCGGCGCCGCCCTCGGCATCCCCCGCGACGACGAGAAGGAACTGGGCCGGCTCGCCGGCTTACGCATGGCCGTGCGCGTGGATCGCGAAGGCATCCTCGAGCGGGACTACCACACAGCCCAAAACGTCCCCACCACCGCGGGCACGGGCCACCGCACCGTGGTCAGCGAGCGCTACTACCTCGCCGACGCGCTGTTCCTCGTCGTGCTCGAAGGAGACGAAGCCACGATCACCAGAGCCGCCGCGGCCGTGCAACGCCCGCACTGGCCGCTGTGCTTCGGACGCAAGCCCTTCGTGCCGGCCCGCCCGCTGACCCGCTCAGGCCGTCCCGGGGGACCACGCACCGGTGAAGGCCTCCAGGAAAAGCCCCTCGACACGGTCCTGCATGATCACCCCTGGCTCGAAACACGCCCCAAAGCCCGCGCCTGGGCGCTCGCCGACCTTCAGCGCGGCGAGACCATCGAGCTGCGCACGATGATCGATTGCGACCCGGCCGTCCCCGGAGCCGAACCGAGACACGACCAGCCCATTTCCCTTGTCCGGCACGACCGGCGCTTCACCACCCGCGCTGTACTGCCCGGGTACGTCGCACTCACTGAGGACATGATTTCAGCAGGAGACTCGGGTGTTCCTGAGCAAGCTCAACATTGA
- the cas6e gene encoding type I-E CRISPR-associated protein Cas6/Cse3/CasE, with the protein MFLSKLNIDVTSREFRRDFADVHQMHRTVMAAFPQVDDEQPPRQKHGVLWRLDPSQQGYLLYVQSRVEPDWSRLPQHYLTEPHQVRDLRPLFDAITGGRCFAFRLVANPTRAVKRDEKQQSARAEQGKRDQPRRVVHRTPEAQIDWMIRQGERNGFVVPAGRNGRPDVAPSPAFRMQGKTYFGDEAQKVTIDHVRYDGHLIVTDPGLFASAVRDGVGRGKAYGCGLISLAAAR; encoded by the coding sequence GTGTTCCTGAGCAAGCTCAACATTGACGTGACCTCGCGGGAGTTCCGCCGCGACTTCGCCGACGTGCATCAGATGCACCGCACCGTAATGGCGGCGTTCCCGCAGGTCGACGACGAGCAGCCGCCACGGCAAAAGCATGGCGTGCTCTGGAGGCTGGACCCCAGCCAGCAGGGCTACCTCCTATATGTGCAAAGTCGTGTCGAGCCCGACTGGTCCCGCCTGCCGCAGCACTACCTCACCGAACCACACCAGGTGCGGGATCTGCGACCTCTCTTCGACGCCATCACGGGTGGCCGATGCTTCGCGTTCCGCCTGGTCGCCAACCCCACAAGAGCCGTCAAGCGCGACGAGAAACAGCAGAGCGCGCGAGCTGAGCAAGGCAAGCGGGATCAACCGCGCCGCGTCGTTCACCGCACCCCCGAGGCTCAAATCGACTGGATGATCCGCCAGGGGGAACGCAACGGGTTCGTCGTCCCAGCGGGCAGAAACGGCCGACCCGACGTCGCACCCTCCCCGGCGTTCCGCATGCAGGGGAAGACCTACTTCGGCGATGAGGCGCAGAAAGTTACCATCGATCACGTCCGGTACGACGGTCATCTGATTGTCACAGACCCAGGTCTGTTCGCGTCGGCTGTCCGAGACGGCGTCGGCCGGGGCAAGGCTTACGGCTGCGGCCTAATCAGTCTCGCCGCAGCGCGGTGA
- a CDS encoding toprim domain-containing protein, with amino-acid sequence MGYAPGGRKGLVAHLRGRGYEDAVLEASGLARRRGSRLVDALQDRIVLTLRTPEGGIAGFIGRHSPRGHGPKYLASRGSAKGNVLYGLAENRQALAAGARPVIVEGPFDAIAVTLAGRGRYVGVATCGTALSPAQVDALGQVCDLGTTGAVITFDGDSAGMRGAVKAFEQLRGAEAVRLPEGRDPSAILAQDGPAALHRLLDRSRVPLADIVVDAALARFPRLQFAEDRMRALQAVAPIVAGLPSGQVARQVVRTATRLGLEATTVNDAVVNAVEQARLQSGRVTQSFNPVDVAGLDAQPGHAKPYAEPAVARPTSSAHRPPYSLRPKT; translated from the coding sequence ATTGGATACGCCCCGGGTGGGCGGAAAGGGCTGGTTGCGCACCTCCGCGGCCGCGGGTACGAGGACGCGGTGCTTGAAGCGTCCGGCTTGGCCAGACGGCGCGGTTCCCGTCTGGTCGATGCGTTACAGGACCGCATCGTGCTGACTCTGCGGACGCCGGAGGGCGGCATCGCCGGATTCATCGGCCGCCACTCTCCACGAGGTCACGGACCGAAGTACCTTGCCAGCCGCGGCTCGGCGAAGGGCAATGTGTTGTACGGCCTGGCGGAGAACCGGCAGGCCCTTGCCGCCGGTGCCCGCCCTGTCATCGTCGAGGGCCCGTTCGACGCCATCGCGGTCACCCTCGCCGGGCGCGGGCGCTATGTGGGCGTGGCGACCTGCGGGACGGCCCTCTCTCCCGCTCAGGTCGACGCCCTCGGACAGGTCTGCGACCTGGGCACGACCGGGGCCGTGATCACGTTCGACGGCGACTCGGCGGGGATGCGGGGTGCCGTCAAGGCGTTCGAACAGCTGCGAGGCGCGGAGGCCGTACGTCTCCCAGAGGGGAGGGACCCCTCGGCGATCCTGGCGCAGGACGGCCCCGCCGCACTGCACCGGCTGCTGGACCGCAGCCGGGTGCCGCTTGCCGACATCGTGGTCGACGCCGCGCTCGCGCGATTCCCGCGCTTGCAGTTTGCCGAAGACCGGATGCGTGCCCTGCAGGCCGTCGCCCCGATCGTCGCGGGCCTGCCGTCGGGACAGGTCGCCCGCCAGGTCGTCCGTACGGCCACGCGATTGGGGCTGGAGGCTACGACGGTCAACGATGCTGTCGTGAACGCCGTCGAGCAGGCACGCTTGCAGTCAGGACGGGTGACCCAAAGCTTTAACCCGGTCGACGTGGCTGGCCTCGATGCCCAGCCTGGGCACGCCAAGCCATATGCCGAACCAGCAGTCGCCCGTCCGACCTCCTCGGCACACCGGCCTCCATATTCTCTTCGCCCGAAAACATGA
- a CDS encoding ArdC-like ssDNA-binding domain-containing protein: MVDEVRDPERPDAAALLDMAAQEASLLRSGQDWARFLDLAAKHRGYGFAALLLIRASRPDATMLADYDSWRQLGRQVLKGERGIRIVQSNGTRPSTVFDIGQTTAIPSADSWVPGAAPLEPGEALASLSDFAGRLGFPVVRSPYDGVALTVLSNEHGRRFIRVSDHLDDNTAVAAVAHELAHVLLKHPAEAPAVTSPVCRGIAKLQADSVAYLVLRRLSMDAHGIGFPSVSSWAGADPRAPRFGTMLAVGDRVLLTASLVTTHMDSASRTTTDVQQGRTKDVRRAEPDTAQALEATSSAARMRGIHRQAEQFFAAQLKGGWAVPYLGKRGIDAQTARA; this comes from the coding sequence GTGGTTGATGAGGTTCGAGACCCCGAACGCCCCGATGCTGCGGCGCTGCTGGACATGGCCGCTCAGGAAGCCTCCCTGCTGCGCAGCGGCCAGGACTGGGCGCGGTTTCTCGACCTGGCCGCCAAGCATCGCGGGTACGGTTTCGCCGCTCTCCTGCTCATCCGCGCGTCACGGCCGGACGCCACCATGCTGGCCGACTACGACTCCTGGCGACAGCTCGGCCGCCAGGTGCTCAAGGGCGAGCGAGGGATCCGCATCGTCCAGTCGAATGGCACGCGGCCGTCAACTGTGTTCGACATCGGCCAGACCACGGCCATTCCGTCCGCCGACAGCTGGGTACCAGGTGCGGCGCCGCTCGAACCTGGAGAGGCTCTGGCCTCGCTCTCCGATTTCGCTGGACGGCTGGGTTTCCCCGTTGTGCGGTCGCCGTACGACGGCGTGGCCCTGACCGTGCTTAGCAATGAGCACGGGCGCCGCTTCATCCGCGTCTCCGACCATCTGGACGACAACACCGCCGTCGCCGCGGTGGCCCACGAGCTGGCGCACGTCCTACTGAAGCACCCGGCCGAAGCCCCCGCCGTCACCTCGCCCGTCTGCCGGGGCATCGCGAAGCTTCAGGCGGACTCGGTCGCGTACCTTGTCCTGCGGCGGCTCAGCATGGACGCCCACGGGATCGGCTTTCCGAGCGTGTCCAGCTGGGCGGGGGCCGACCCCCGGGCTCCGCGCTTCGGCACGATGCTCGCGGTCGGCGACCGCGTCCTCCTGACCGCGTCGCTCGTCACCACGCACATGGACAGCGCGTCACGCACGACGACCGACGTGCAGCAGGGTCGGACAAAGGACGTACGCCGAGCGGAGCCGGATACTGCCCAGGCCCTCGAGGCGACGTCTTCGGCGGCGCGGATGCGTGGGATTCACCGTCAGGCCGAACAGTTCTTCGCGGCCCAACTGAAGGGTGGCTGGGCCGTGCCGTACCTCGGCAAGCGCGGCATCGACGCGCAGACGGCCAGGGCATAG
- a CDS encoding GntR family transcriptional regulator — protein MDSDRPLWLRIVEHFRQQISTGELPPGARLPSRPEIMREFGVSDAVAKQAARVLVSEGLAVAKPGSGTYVRSKPQLQRLVRAWYRGNRSGSPFAAEMEAQGRRAAWDYTSHTAQAPTSIRERLGLGEPTGDLPDVLRTEYLFSADGQPVMLSTSWEPLEITRGTPIAMPEEGPHAGRGVAERMLVIGHPIDDWRETVGARLGTAEECAKLAHPQGSVMLTIERVYESRGKVVETADIVLPADLYLLEYSARMGAGE, from the coding sequence ATGGATTCCGATCGCCCGCTATGGCTGCGCATCGTCGAACACTTCCGGCAGCAGATCAGCACGGGTGAGCTGCCTCCGGGCGCACGCCTGCCGTCCCGTCCGGAGATCATGCGCGAGTTCGGCGTGTCCGATGCGGTCGCCAAGCAGGCCGCCCGAGTTCTGGTCTCCGAGGGCCTGGCTGTGGCCAAGCCCGGCTCCGGCACCTACGTGCGCAGCAAGCCCCAACTTCAGCGTCTCGTTCGGGCCTGGTACCGAGGCAACCGCTCCGGCAGCCCCTTCGCCGCGGAGATGGAAGCCCAGGGCCGTCGGGCCGCATGGGACTACACCTCACACACCGCGCAGGCGCCCACGTCAATTCGGGAACGGCTGGGCCTCGGCGAACCGACCGGGGACCTGCCCGATGTGCTCCGTACGGAGTACCTCTTCTCCGCGGACGGACAACCCGTCATGCTCTCCACGAGTTGGGAACCGCTCGAGATCACCAGGGGCACGCCGATCGCTATGCCGGAGGAGGGTCCGCACGCCGGGCGAGGTGTGGCCGAGCGGATGCTCGTCATCGGCCACCCCATCGACGACTGGAGGGAGACCGTCGGAGCGCGATTGGGCACTGCCGAGGAGTGCGCAAAGCTCGCTCACCCGCAGGGCTCCGTCATGCTGACGATCGAGCGGGTCTACGAGTCGCGCGGGAAGGTGGTCGAGACGGCCGACATCGTGTTGCCGGCGGATCTGTACCTGCTGGAATACTCGGCCCGTATGGGTGCAGGAGAGTAA